CATACTCAGGCTTATAAACTTTAAGCTTAGAAAATGTTTTTAAAAGTAAGTTTTCCACTTAATTTATTGGAGGTGGCTTTCTGTGAAGCCTTATCTGCACAGATTTATGAAAGATTTCCTGTTGGGAGACACCCCTGAAGAAGTTTCTGAACTAGTTCTCTCTACATTAACAGAATTTTCCGTTGATCTAAGGAACTTTTTCCCAATGGAAGAGTATGAAGTCAGGGTAATTCCCTTGGAATCTTGGAACGATGTCAAAGGGGAGAGGATTATAGTCTTACCTTACAGCGAGCTTACGAAAGATGGAAGCTTATATTTTCATAGAGCTGATTTGATAGATGCTATGGAAAATCCAGATCTTGGAAAGATAAAGCTAATACTTTGGGAGATGCTTGTTCTAAAAGCTGGATATATGTTGTATAAAAACTACAAGCAAGTCAAAGACCTTGAATTCAAGAATGATATTGCGATTTTAAGTTCCGTACTAACTTCGGCAACATTAATAGGTCTTGATGATGTGAAGACAGTAACTTCGGTACTAGATGCCAAGTTGGAGGTTATTAAAAATGATCTAGAGGCCGTTGAATCAATAATTGGGATCATGGAGCTGTTAAACTTCCAGGAGCAGCAACAGGCGTATGAGGAGGCCAAGGTTAAGGTCACTAGGGCTGGAGCTCAGTTTATCGATGCAGCTATAATCAACTGGATAGTTCTGCAATCCTTATCATTAGCCCCAATAGCCGATCCAAGGGAGGAAGTTAGAAGGCTGATTAGAGGAAGTTTGCTGACTGGAGATCTGAATAAAAAGGTTGAAGATATATTAAACGGAATTTGGGCATTTTACGATATCCTTAGACTCATGGGTAAGGAGAAGACGATAGAGCTTGTGGAGATTAGGGATAAAATTATGGAATTCAGGAAGAGGCTTGGACTTGACTACCCTCCAACTGCCCAAGACTTCTCTGAAAAGATGAGTGTAGGCTAGATGTCCTTCAGTGTTCTAAATTCGGTAGTTGTCTTTCCTTCTTTTTCCAGTTCTTTTCTAACTATTTTAACTGCCTGAACCATGTTAGCCATTTTTTGGTATGCTATCTTTCTGTCTAGGAGCTTTAATCCACAGTCAGGGTTTATGTAAACCCATTCTGGTTCTAGGTAGTTAAATATCTTCTTTATTGCCCTGACTATTTCGCTAACGCTCTCTACCCTTGGATTGTGAACATCTACAACTCCATATCCAAGTTCTTTTCCAGACAGCTTTTTAACAAAATCCATGTCTCTAAACTGCCTGTTTGCAAATTCTAAGGCGAACTGTGTGACCCTTATATCATCAAAGTAGTCAGCAAGAAGGTAGTAATTTGAGTAGCACACGTGAAGGCCAACTTTTATCTTGATTCCTTTAACTGCCCTGTTTATTGCATCTACTGCCAGTGGAACCTCATTTGGATGATTTAACATTGCAGGTTCATCGAGCTGTATGAACTTTGCCCCATTGTCTTCTAGTGTCTTCAGCTCTTTGTTTATTATCTTTGCAAGATCCATGACGAAGCTCTCTTTATCTGGATAATATTCGTTAAAGCTCCACTCCGCTATCGTATAAGGTCCAGTAATTGGAACTTTTATAATTTCTCTACTAGTATTCTCCTTGGCCCATAAAAACTCCTCAAGAACGAGGGGTTCTTTATATTCAAGCTTGTCAACGGCAGCTGCTTTGTTAAAGTACGCGTTTCCCCAGACCCTTACGGGTCCGTAGAATCTAAAGCCCTTTATTTTCGAGGTAAAGTGTTCAGTCATTTCTGTTCTCCACATTTCTCCTTCCCAGGGTATGTCAATTCCTGCCCTCTCATGTTCTCTGAGAACGGCAACGCTTGCATCCTTAACGGCTTCTATAAAGTCTTCTTCTGGTATTTTTCCAAGCTCTCTGAGCCTATACATTCTTAACAGCCATCTAGGCTTGGGATAACTGCCTATAACGCTAGTGGGGAGAATTGGAAGCTCCATTTCACTCACCTCCAAGTCTGCCAAGAAGCTTTAACTTTCTCCAAGCAACACTTTCAGGGAGAAAGTCT
This is a stretch of genomic DNA from Pyrococcus sp. ST04. It encodes these proteins:
- a CDS encoding methionine synthase; its protein translation is MELPILPTSVIGSYPKPRWLLRMYRLRELGKIPEEDFIEAVKDASVAVLREHERAGIDIPWEGEMWRTEMTEHFTSKIKGFRFYGPVRVWGNAYFNKAAAVDKLEYKEPLVLEEFLWAKENTSREIIKVPITGPYTIAEWSFNEYYPDKESFVMDLAKIINKELKTLEDNGAKFIQLDEPAMLNHPNEVPLAVDAINRAVKGIKIKVGLHVCYSNYYLLADYFDDIRVTQFALEFANRQFRDMDFVKKLSGKELGYGVVDVHNPRVESVSEIVRAIKKIFNYLEPEWVYINPDCGLKLLDRKIAYQKMANMVQAVKIVRKELEKEGKTTTEFRTLKDI